From the Priestia koreensis genome, one window contains:
- a CDS encoding ABC transporter ATP-binding protein, whose translation MNEILRVENLNVTFKRKKANIQAVRGTSFFVTEGETLAIVGESGSGKSVTAKSIMGMIPKSTSLATDGKVMFKGKSLLESSKKELEHIRGSEIGMIFQDPMTALNPTMKIGKQIDEVLIKNKKVSRKEAKEQTINLLKMVGISDPSKRYSEYPHEFSGGMRQRVVIAMAIACNPSLIIADEPTTALDVTIQAQILNLLETIQEKNRSSIILITHDLGVVAEVADRVAVMYGGMIVESGKVEDIFERPKHPYTWGLLQSVPKLTSEKKERLVPIEGAPPDLADPPLGCAFAPRCPYAMGVCIEHLPDEEFFSADHVSRCWLNDERAPKPHSLKAPGREQYV comes from the coding sequence ATGAATGAGATATTAAGAGTAGAAAATTTGAACGTAACGTTTAAAAGGAAGAAAGCAAATATACAAGCAGTAAGAGGAACCTCATTTTTTGTAACTGAGGGAGAAACCTTAGCCATTGTAGGCGAAAGTGGTTCAGGTAAAAGTGTTACCGCTAAAAGCATAATGGGAATGATTCCAAAGTCGACTTCCCTTGCAACAGATGGAAAGGTTATGTTCAAAGGCAAGTCCCTACTAGAATCCTCGAAGAAAGAACTTGAACACATTCGAGGTTCAGAGATAGGTATGATCTTCCAAGATCCCATGACTGCGCTAAATCCAACGATGAAAATTGGAAAGCAAATTGATGAAGTACTCATCAAAAATAAAAAAGTGTCAAGAAAAGAAGCGAAAGAACAAACCATCAACCTATTAAAAATGGTAGGTATATCGGATCCTTCTAAACGATATTCCGAGTATCCACATGAATTTAGTGGTGGTATGAGGCAACGAGTAGTCATCGCAATGGCAATTGCATGTAATCCAAGTTTAATTATTGCAGATGAGCCTACTACTGCATTGGATGTAACCATTCAAGCCCAAATATTAAATCTCCTGGAAACGATTCAGGAAAAAAATCGTTCCTCTATTATTTTAATTACCCATGACCTAGGAGTAGTTGCAGAAGTAGCAGATCGGGTGGCGGTGATGTATGGCGGAATGATTGTTGAAAGCGGAAAAGTAGAAGATATCTTTGAACGCCCTAAACACCCTTATACGTGGGGACTTTTGCAATCCGTTCCAAAGCTAACATCAGAAAAAAAAGAACGACTAGTGCCTATTGAAGGAGCTCCACCAGACTTGGCAGATCCCCCACTAGGATGTGCCTTCGCTCCACGCTGTCCCTATGCAATGGGCGTTTGTATCGAGCATCTTCCTGATGAAGAATTTTTTAGTGCTGACCACGTATCAAGATGCTGGTTAAACGATGAAAGAGCACCAAAACCACATAGCTTAAAAGCACCAGGGAGGGAGCAATATGTCTAA
- a CDS encoding ABC transporter permease: MAHSHHQLDDQLFQPLTTKQITSHETQKEKSNYFKEVVGQLLKNKLSIIGFILLMTIIVLAIIGPHLVPYTASQQSLTNANLPVSGKHWFGTDDLGRDVWARTWAGARISLLIGIIAALIDLIVGVAVGGVAGYMAGRGKNGERIDNILMRIVEILYGIPYLLVVILLMVLMKPGLATIIIALSITGWVGMARIVRGQVLQLKQQEYVLAAEKLGTSHVKIIWKHLIPNMMGIIIVNLTFTIPSAIFAESFLSFLGLGVQSPTASWGTMANDSLPVVLSGQWWRLFFPGLMISLTMFAFNAFGDGLQDALDPQSQK, translated from the coding sequence GTGGCACATTCACACCATCAACTGGACGATCAACTCTTTCAGCCGCTTACTACTAAGCAGATAACAAGTCATGAAACTCAAAAAGAAAAGTCTAACTATTTTAAAGAAGTAGTCGGACAATTACTCAAAAACAAACTTTCAATTATCGGTTTCATTCTTTTAATGACAATTATTGTTTTAGCTATAATTGGTCCTCATTTAGTACCTTATACAGCTAGTCAACAATCATTAACAAATGCAAACCTCCCTGTCTCAGGTAAACACTGGTTTGGAACGGACGATTTGGGACGTGACGTATGGGCGAGAACGTGGGCCGGGGCTCGTATTTCCCTTCTAATCGGCATTATTGCAGCTCTTATTGATTTAATCGTTGGCGTAGCCGTTGGTGGAGTAGCAGGATACATGGCTGGAAGAGGAAAAAACGGGGAACGAATCGACAATATTTTAATGAGAATTGTTGAAATACTATACGGAATTCCTTATCTACTTGTTGTTATTTTATTAATGGTTTTAATGAAGCCAGGTCTTGCTACCATTATTATTGCTCTATCTATAACAGGTTGGGTAGGAATGGCTCGAATCGTTCGCGGACAGGTTCTTCAGTTAAAACAGCAAGAATATGTACTTGCAGCGGAAAAGCTAGGGACATCCCACGTAAAAATTATTTGGAAACATCTCATCCCTAATATGATGGGCATTATTATTGTCAATTTGACTTTTACAATTCCAAGTGCAATCTTCGCTGAATCTTTTTTAAGTTTTCTTGGATTAGGTGTTCAGTCTCCTACAGCAAGTTGGGGAACCATGGCCAATGATTCACTACCTGTTGTGCTAAGCGGACAGTGGTGGAGATTATTTTTCCCAGGCCTCATGATTTCATTAACAATGTTTGCATTCAATGCGTTTGGTGATGGATTACAAGATGCTCTTGATCCCCAATCACAGAAGTAA
- a CDS encoding ABC transporter permease, protein MYILKRLFTMIVTLWIIVTLTFLIMHFIPGDPFASDAKSLPEEVVKNMRDKYHLNDPLPVQYFTYIKDLSQFDLGPSIQSKTRDVNALIGDGFGPSAVLGIQSLLVSIVFGIALGVIAALNHNRLLDFFSMFVAIIGISVPSFILGPLLIKYFAVEWGILPAASWGTWQHTILPTIALSVGPLAIIARFVRASMIEVLNQNFIKTAEAKGLTSLEVIIKHGLRNALIPVISFIGPLFASVITGTFVIEKIFAIPGIGKYFVESIFNRDYPVILGTTIFYSTILILTLFIVDILYRVIDPRIKLVNGGKQ, encoded by the coding sequence TTGTACATACTAAAAAGATTGTTTACGATGATCGTTACGCTATGGATCATTGTTACTCTTACGTTTCTTATCATGCACTTTATACCAGGAGACCCTTTTGCCTCAGATGCAAAGTCCCTTCCTGAGGAAGTGGTGAAAAATATGCGCGATAAATACCACCTAAACGACCCACTTCCAGTTCAATATTTTACATACATAAAAGATTTATCACAGTTTGATTTAGGGCCTTCTATTCAATCTAAAACCCGAGATGTGAATGCATTGATCGGAGATGGTTTCGGACCCTCAGCAGTTTTAGGGATACAATCTCTACTTGTATCCATTGTTTTCGGAATTGCACTTGGTGTAATAGCTGCTCTTAACCATAATCGTCTTCTAGACTTCTTTTCTATGTTTGTTGCTATCATAGGCATCTCAGTACCAAGTTTTATTTTAGGACCCCTTCTCATCAAATATTTTGCCGTAGAGTGGGGTATTCTCCCTGCTGCGTCATGGGGAACATGGCAACACACGATATTGCCCACAATCGCATTGTCAGTGGGTCCTCTTGCTATAATCGCTCGTTTTGTAAGAGCCAGTATGATTGAAGTATTAAACCAAAATTTCATTAAAACAGCAGAGGCAAAAGGTCTAACTTCGTTAGAGGTCATCATAAAGCACGGCTTACGCAACGCTTTAATTCCTGTTATCTCGTTTATCGGCCCCTTATTTGCGTCCGTCATTACTGGCACATTCGTCATCGAGAAGATTTTTGCGATACCTGGAATCGGAAAGTACTTTGTTGAAAGTATTTTTAATCGAGATTATCCTGTCATCCTAGGAACAACGATATTTTATAGCACCATTTTAATTCTTACCTTATTTATTGTAGACATCTTATATCGCGTAATTGATCCGCGTATTAAATTAGTAAATGGAGGAAAGCAATAG